In Archangium violaceum, the following are encoded in one genomic region:
- a CDS encoding DedA family protein has product MVEYLDNLIAHIGLLGLLVLGLAAALEYVVPPFPGDTITLLGGVYAVRGEHPWPLVFLVVVAGSVAGAFINYQVGRWLVGRFERRPHDAFFGITHARLESVQSQMRHKGPWLLLANRFIPGVRGLIFVAAGAAHMPRSNALTLGALSAMAHTGLVLALGAAVGGNLERLESLMWRYQRAVLGLVVVGVLAVVVRALAKRKTPATER; this is encoded by the coding sequence ATGGTCGAGTACCTCGACAACCTCATCGCTCACATCGGATTGCTGGGGCTGCTGGTGCTCGGGTTGGCGGCGGCGTTGGAGTACGTGGTGCCGCCGTTTCCCGGAGACACCATCACGCTGCTGGGCGGGGTGTACGCGGTGCGAGGCGAGCACCCCTGGCCGCTGGTGTTCCTCGTGGTGGTGGCGGGGAGCGTGGCGGGGGCATTCATCAACTACCAGGTGGGCCGGTGGCTGGTGGGGCGCTTCGAGCGGCGGCCGCATGATGCGTTCTTCGGAATCACGCATGCGCGACTCGAGTCGGTGCAGTCCCAGATGCGGCACAAGGGGCCGTGGCTGTTGCTGGCCAACCGCTTCATCCCAGGCGTACGGGGATTGATTTTCGTGGCGGCGGGAGCGGCGCACATGCCGCGCAGCAACGCGCTCACCCTCGGGGCGCTGTCGGCGATGGCTCACACGGGGCTGGTGCTGGCGCTGGGGGCGGCGGTCGGTGGAAACCTGGAGCGGCTGGAGTCGCTGATGTGGCGCTACCAGCGGGCCGTTCTCGGCCTGGTGGTGGTGGGCGTGCTGGCGGTGGTGGTTCGAGCCCTCGCGAAGCGGAAGACGCCGGCGACGGAGCGGTGA
- a CDS encoding ABC transporter substrate-binding protein, with translation MAAKKYLLAFMVVGGLTLALVLGGLLRFFTGHPDDWVGWTVLLAGSPTLLLVTSYLFWFSWVSERAQDRSSLLTRLAEGDLTSMSYGGIGDQRDVRRLLYSLRRALTQVQRVTGNVHRTCQGVSEEVRMLLEAARRQGGAVERSQESVDSMGQSLQAAGKRVTQLESFAQETNGSLVEMTERLGQVAEALLALDEFSHRTTQQVQAMSERLHHIASSGDELARFASEAEAFVQMVQTGIDAVRHRASETNQLAHAVTATAERGEVLVNDCVQGMYRVEETVRKAAELVDSLGVRSTQIGRIVDVIQEIADQTNLLALNAAIIAAQAGEQGRPFGVVADEIRSLAERTARSTREIATIVGGVRREVDTAVSLVKEGREQAGTGVLLGDRAAEALMEIRTITQRTFTAVEATVAETKRLEAQGSTVVEASRRVARRVDDVTRAAIEQAGHGRELVHQTQQMAKLAQEASHKAEGQARTGRDLSNAVVRLSTAIEEIRAAHDVLMRGDSAIGEEVARVREDALQVIRIGDGLSRTVEQLAHEAASLDGEVFRFRLPAPNPGGTLHVGIHQTAFVRVQGGLDPLFAVENQLLEMCACVFSGLLRMDDGVLVPDLAERWEADPSARRYRFHLRRGVTFHDGMPLNARDVKRHFERLLDPMVKSPDRGLLEDVEGAKAFVTGQAREVTGIEVLDELTLEIRLEEPKAFFLQLMTLPRAAVARLGPGGQAVGTGPFRQVGFDSSLITLERNPTYWRKEQPLLDRLEFHLVESREQAVAALREGTVDIVSHLFARHVESLEQDGQQVVASTTPSTSFLGFSLREAPYNDVRVRKAIRAGMDIQGLVDHFHKGARVARSMTPPELLDDEGLMPEPRLDIGLAERLLREAGLRMLPLTIYHAVGRDTSEEDTVLFRPLVEAGLVELRHQELRAEDFGERRREGRLPVFRVGWIADYPDPDNFLFFHLNSKAQLIYSLGYRNAELDRLTTEARVTIDPEQRKQLYRLAEQIVHEDCPTIPLFHHRVHAAASGRVQGLRLHQTPPQVRFEDLWLDKQELEQLKN, from the coding sequence ATGGCCGCCAAAAAGTATCTCCTCGCCTTCATGGTCGTCGGAGGGCTCACGCTGGCCCTCGTTCTCGGCGGACTGCTGCGCTTCTTCACCGGCCACCCCGATGACTGGGTGGGCTGGACGGTGCTGCTCGCGGGCTCGCCGACGCTGCTCCTGGTGACAAGCTACCTCTTCTGGTTCTCCTGGGTATCGGAGCGCGCCCAGGACCGCAGCAGCCTGCTCACCCGGCTCGCCGAAGGCGACCTCACCAGCATGTCCTACGGGGGTATCGGAGATCAGCGCGATGTGCGCCGGCTCCTCTACTCCCTGCGCCGCGCGCTCACCCAGGTGCAGCGGGTGACGGGCAACGTGCACCGCACCTGCCAGGGGGTGAGCGAGGAGGTGCGCATGCTCCTGGAGGCCGCGCGCCGCCAGGGCGGAGCGGTGGAGCGCTCACAGGAGTCGGTGGACAGCATGGGCCAGAGTCTCCAGGCCGCGGGCAAGCGCGTGACGCAACTGGAGAGCTTCGCCCAGGAGACGAACGGCTCGCTGGTGGAGATGACCGAGCGGCTGGGACAGGTGGCCGAGGCGCTGCTGGCGCTGGACGAGTTCTCGCACCGCACCACCCAGCAGGTGCAGGCCATGAGCGAGCGGCTGCACCACATCGCGTCCTCGGGCGACGAGCTGGCGCGCTTCGCCAGCGAGGCGGAAGCCTTCGTCCAGATGGTGCAGACGGGCATCGACGCCGTGCGCCACCGCGCCTCGGAGACGAACCAGCTGGCGCACGCGGTGACGGCCACCGCCGAGCGCGGCGAGGTGCTCGTCAACGACTGCGTCCAGGGCATGTACCGGGTGGAGGAGACGGTCCGCAAGGCCGCGGAGCTGGTGGACTCGCTGGGCGTTCGTTCCACCCAGATTGGCCGCATCGTGGACGTCATCCAGGAGATCGCCGACCAGACGAACCTGCTGGCGCTCAACGCCGCCATCATCGCCGCGCAGGCGGGCGAGCAGGGCCGGCCCTTCGGCGTGGTGGCGGATGAAATCCGCAGCCTGGCCGAGCGCACCGCGCGCTCCACGCGGGAGATCGCCACCATCGTCGGGGGCGTGCGCAGGGAGGTGGACACGGCCGTCTCGCTGGTGAAGGAGGGCCGCGAGCAGGCCGGCACGGGCGTGCTCCTGGGAGACCGGGCGGCCGAGGCGCTGATGGAGATCCGCACCATCACCCAGCGCACCTTCACGGCGGTGGAGGCCACGGTGGCGGAGACGAAGCGGCTGGAGGCCCAGGGCTCCACGGTGGTGGAGGCCAGCCGACGGGTGGCGCGGCGCGTGGACGACGTGACGCGGGCGGCCATCGAGCAGGCGGGGCACGGGCGCGAGCTGGTGCACCAGACGCAGCAGATGGCCAAGCTGGCACAGGAGGCCTCGCACAAGGCGGAGGGCCAGGCGCGCACGGGCCGCGACCTGTCCAACGCGGTGGTGCGGCTGAGCACGGCCATCGAGGAGATTCGCGCGGCGCACGACGTGCTGATGCGCGGGGACTCGGCCATTGGCGAGGAGGTGGCTCGGGTGCGCGAGGACGCGCTCCAGGTCATCCGGATCGGCGACGGACTGAGCCGTACGGTGGAGCAGCTGGCGCACGAGGCGGCCAGTCTGGATGGAGAGGTGTTCCGCTTCCGGCTGCCAGCGCCGAACCCGGGCGGCACGCTGCACGTCGGCATCCACCAGACGGCCTTCGTCCGGGTGCAGGGCGGGTTGGATCCGCTCTTCGCCGTGGAGAACCAGCTGCTGGAGATGTGCGCCTGCGTCTTCTCGGGCCTGCTGCGGATGGATGATGGCGTGCTGGTGCCGGATCTGGCCGAGCGCTGGGAGGCGGATCCCTCGGCACGCCGCTACCGCTTCCACCTGCGGCGGGGCGTCACCTTCCACGATGGGATGCCGCTGAACGCGCGCGACGTGAAGCGTCACTTCGAGCGGCTGCTGGACCCGATGGTGAAGTCGCCGGATAGAGGCCTGCTGGAGGACGTGGAGGGCGCCAAGGCGTTCGTCACGGGCCAGGCTCGCGAGGTGACCGGCATCGAGGTGCTGGACGAGCTCACGCTGGAGATACGGCTGGAGGAGCCCAAGGCCTTCTTCCTCCAGCTGATGACCCTGCCGCGCGCGGCGGTGGCCCGGTTGGGTCCGGGCGGCCAGGCGGTGGGCACGGGCCCCTTCCGGCAGGTGGGCTTCGACTCGAGCCTCATCACGCTCGAGCGCAACCCCACCTACTGGCGCAAGGAACAGCCCCTGCTGGACCGGCTCGAGTTCCATCTGGTGGAGTCGCGAGAGCAGGCCGTGGCCGCGCTGCGGGAAGGGACGGTGGACATCGTCTCCCACCTGTTCGCCCGGCACGTGGAGTCGCTCGAACAGGACGGGCAACAGGTGGTCGCCAGCACCACGCCCTCCACGTCGTTCCTCGGCTTCAGCCTGAGGGAGGCGCCGTACAACGATGTGCGGGTTCGCAAGGCCATCCGGGCGGGCATGGACATCCAGGGGTTGGTGGACCACTTCCACAAGGGCGCGCGCGTGGCCCGCTCGATGACGCCCCCGGAGCTGCTGGACGACGAGGGCTTGATGCCCGAGCCGCGCCTGGACATCGGCCTGGCCGAGCGCCTGCTGCGCGAGGCTGGACTGCGGATGCTGCCATTGACCATCTACCACGCGGTGGGGCGCGACACCTCGGAGGAGGATACCGTCCTGTTCCGGCCGCTGGTGGAGGCGGGGCTGGTGGAGCTCAGGCACCAGGAGCTGCGCGCGGAGGATTTCGGGGAGCGGCGGCGCGAGGGACGGCTGCCGGTCTTCCGGGTGGGGTGGATCGCCGACTACCCGGATCCGGACAACTTCCTCTTCTTCCACCTCAACTCGAAGGCGCAGCTGATCTACTCGCTGGGCTACCGCAACGCGGAGCTGGACAGGCTCACCACGGAGGCGCGCGTCACCATCGACCCGGAGCAGCGCAAGCAGCTCTACCGGCTCGCGGAGCAGATCGTCCACGAGGACTGCCCCACCATCCCGCTCTTCCACCACCGCGTGCACGCGGCGGCGAGCGGCCGGGTGCAGGGACTGCGGCTGCACCAGACCCCCCCGCAGGTGCGCTTCGAGGACCTGTGGCTGGACAAGCAGGAATTGGAGCAGCTGAAAAACTGA
- a CDS encoding transglutaminase domain-containing protein, with protein MLVLAPLLLLALPAGGVPSAPSPVESARFVFAWRGVPVGTVTLSLDSEARRFTYTSRHLHTRGTHVGESVREVSLELQPGGTVVGRTSVPQALWLWRGPPVLGCVTGREELSGREGPHCVTAVRGAVVEGTLLGQPFTAHHDEHGRMVVLEVGQARFTAVPPGQRLRPPPELFAEGLPVEGESGPLAFSPAWPAEPRPGWLTAWRALEARALAAEVHAAFAEKGPGAADFREDGEGEAGGCLAHASRFAARAAARGQRVALVHGLLVVDGGPARPHAWVRVGLVGGGTLELDPTSLDPVTPETHLPLAVARPGAPSVEAGERWLALLRGEHRVVRLSRRE; from the coding sequence GTGCTCGTGCTCGCTCCCTTGCTCCTGCTCGCTCTTCCCGCGGGGGGAGTGCCATCCGCCCCCTCCCCGGTGGAGAGCGCCCGCTTCGTCTTCGCCTGGAGGGGCGTCCCCGTGGGGACCGTCACCCTGTCTCTCGACTCCGAGGCAAGACGCTTCACCTACACCTCTCGCCACCTGCACACCCGAGGGACGCACGTCGGGGAGAGCGTCCGGGAGGTCTCCTTGGAACTCCAACCCGGAGGCACGGTGGTGGGGCGCACGAGCGTTCCTCAGGCGCTGTGGTTGTGGCGAGGCCCCCCTGTCCTCGGGTGCGTGACGGGGCGGGAGGAACTCTCCGGTCGGGAGGGGCCGCACTGTGTCACCGCCGTTCGGGGGGCCGTGGTGGAGGGCACACTGCTCGGCCAGCCCTTCACCGCGCACCATGACGAGCACGGACGGATGGTGGTGCTGGAGGTGGGGCAAGCGCGTTTCACCGCCGTGCCGCCAGGACAGCGGCTGAGGCCTCCCCCGGAGCTCTTCGCGGAGGGCCTGCCCGTGGAGGGGGAGTCCGGTCCGCTCGCCTTCTCGCCCGCATGGCCCGCGGAGCCGCGCCCAGGATGGCTGACGGCCTGGCGGGCGTTGGAGGCGCGGGCGCTCGCGGCGGAGGTTCATGCGGCCTTCGCGGAGAAGGGCCCGGGCGCCGCGGACTTCCGTGAGGACGGTGAGGGCGAGGCGGGCGGGTGTCTGGCGCATGCGTCACGCTTCGCGGCCCGGGCGGCGGCGCGCGGGCAGCGAGTGGCGCTGGTGCACGGGTTGCTCGTCGTGGACGGAGGCCCCGCCCGGCCTCATGCCTGGGTGCGCGTGGGCCTCGTGGGGGGCGGTACGTTGGAACTGGATCCCACCTCGTTGGACCCCGTCACCCCCGAGACGCATCTGCCGCTCGCGGTGGCCCGGCCGGGAGCGCCTTCGGTGGAGGCCGGGGAGCGGTGGCTGGCGCTGCTGCGCGGTGAGCACCGCGTGGTGCGTCTCAGTCGAAGGGAATGA
- a CDS encoding arginine N-succinyltransferase: MLVLRDVQKTDLPGLKRLAAVLNTVNLPNNEETLEAIIDKSVKSFAGKVKNPFEREYLFVLEDVRNELIIGTSMIIAQHGTYESPHIYYDVSEREHYSASIGRHFRHKVLSIGYNYEGPTEIGGLVVDPPYRATPDKPGKQLSYVRFLFMAMHRRIFRPRVLAELLPPLLPDGRSLLWEACGKKFTGLTYQEADRLSRQNKEFIKELFPSSDIYASLFPDRVQKVLGEVGPNTQGVQRMLERVGFRYVERIDPFDGGPHFEANLADITLVRRYRSVKLAEQDFEMEGDDVLVSFERESGRNRFRAVRTTARLDDKNAYLPARAKELLDAPAGAKLSVIPFD; this comes from the coding sequence ATGCTCGTCTTGCGCGATGTCCAGAAGACCGACCTGCCCGGCCTGAAGCGGCTCGCCGCGGTGCTCAACACCGTCAACCTGCCCAACAACGAGGAGACGCTCGAGGCCATCATCGACAAGTCCGTGAAGAGCTTCGCGGGCAAGGTGAAGAATCCCTTCGAGCGCGAGTACCTCTTCGTCCTGGAGGACGTGCGCAACGAGCTCATCATCGGCACGTCGATGATCATCGCGCAGCACGGCACCTACGAGTCGCCGCACATCTACTACGACGTGTCCGAGCGCGAGCACTACTCGGCCAGCATCGGCCGGCACTTCCGGCACAAGGTGCTCTCCATCGGCTACAACTACGAGGGCCCCACGGAGATTGGCGGCCTGGTGGTGGACCCGCCCTACCGCGCCACGCCGGACAAGCCCGGCAAGCAGCTGTCCTACGTGCGCTTCCTCTTCATGGCCATGCACAGGCGCATCTTCCGCCCGCGCGTGCTGGCCGAGCTGCTGCCGCCGCTGCTGCCGGATGGGCGCAGCCTGCTCTGGGAGGCGTGCGGCAAGAAGTTCACCGGCCTCACCTACCAGGAGGCGGACCGCCTCAGCCGGCAGAACAAGGAGTTCATCAAGGAGCTCTTCCCCTCCTCGGACATCTACGCGTCGCTCTTCCCGGACCGCGTACAGAAGGTGCTCGGCGAGGTGGGTCCCAACACCCAGGGCGTGCAGCGGATGTTGGAGCGCGTGGGGTTCCGCTACGTGGAGCGAATCGATCCATTCGACGGTGGCCCCCACTTCGAGGCCAACCTGGCGGACATCACCCTGGTGCGACGCTACCGCTCGGTGAAGCTGGCCGAGCAGGACTTCGAGATGGAGGGGGATGACGTGCTCGTCTCCTTCGAGCGCGAGTCGGGGCGCAACCGCTTCCGCGCGGTGCGCACCACGGCCCGGCTGGACGACAAGAACGCGTACCTGCCGGCGCGGGCCAAGGAGCTGCTGGACGCGCCCGCGGGCGCGAAGCTGTCCGTCATTCCCTTCGACTGA
- a CDS encoding polysaccharide lyase — MRELLVSLLAVLMPGLSWAGVVWKGDFETGDLGQYSSYQWMSADRLQVVQSPVLQGRYALKATVRQGDDPINSSGNRNELVYKGRELEGSEYYYRWQVMFAPDFPSVKTWQVFTQWHHNGCCGSPPVEFFVYGEELRLTLTDSATPWKTKLERGVWQDFIFHVKWSSDPSVGFVELWHNGQRVLPRYMHATMYPGDGIYLKLGLYRSDTVQPVGVVYHDGFVQATRLDDVLPPAPAPAPDAGTPPGGGSSSPPSEEPPPVGSSSPWPDGSPPSTFPEEPSRFGCSSAGGPLWAVALLGLGGLLRRVRRR, encoded by the coding sequence TTGAGAGAACTCCTGGTTTCACTTCTCGCCGTGCTGATGCCGGGTCTGTCATGGGCCGGAGTCGTCTGGAAGGGCGACTTCGAGACGGGGGACCTCGGCCAGTACTCGAGCTACCAGTGGATGAGCGCGGACCGGCTCCAGGTGGTGCAGTCCCCGGTGCTCCAGGGGCGCTACGCGCTCAAGGCCACGGTGAGGCAGGGGGATGACCCCATCAACTCCAGCGGCAACCGCAACGAGCTCGTCTACAAGGGTCGTGAGCTGGAGGGCTCGGAGTACTACTACCGCTGGCAGGTGATGTTCGCGCCGGACTTCCCCAGCGTGAAGACGTGGCAGGTCTTCACCCAGTGGCACCACAATGGCTGCTGCGGCTCTCCTCCAGTGGAGTTCTTCGTCTACGGCGAGGAGCTTCGCCTCACGCTCACCGACAGCGCGACACCCTGGAAGACGAAGCTGGAGCGCGGCGTCTGGCAGGACTTCATCTTCCACGTGAAGTGGTCGTCGGACCCGAGCGTGGGCTTCGTCGAGCTGTGGCACAACGGTCAGCGGGTGCTGCCCCGGTACATGCACGCGACGATGTATCCGGGCGATGGCATCTACCTGAAGCTGGGCCTGTACCGCAGCGACACCGTGCAGCCGGTGGGCGTCGTGTACCACGATGGTTTCGTGCAGGCGACGCGGCTGGACGACGTGCTGCCGCCCGCACCCGCGCCGGCACCTGACGCGGGCACTCCGCCAGGAGGGGGCTCTTCGTCTCCTCCGAGTGAAGAGCCGCCACCCGTCGGCTCCTCCTCTCCGTGGCCCGATGGCTCCCCCCCTTCGACGTTCCCGGAGGAGCCCTCGCGCTTCGGTTGCTCGAGCGCGGGCGGACCGCTCTGGGCGGTGGCACTGCTGGGGTTGGGTGGACTGCTGCGGCGCGTGCGGCGCCGGTAG